A stretch of the Amia ocellicauda isolate fAmiCal2 chromosome 10, fAmiCal2.hap1, whole genome shotgun sequence genome encodes the following:
- the fabp4a gene encoding fatty acid binding protein 4a: protein MVDKFVGTWKMIHSDNFDDYMKALGVGFATRQMGNMAKPNLVFSVEGDVISIKSQSAFKTTEVKFKLGEEFEETTADDRKTKTKVTMENGKLVQKQSWDGKQTTLEREVKDGKLIVKCTMGNVVAVRTYEKEA, encoded by the exons atggTGGACAAATTTGTAGGAACATGGAAAATGATCCATAGTGATAACTTCGACGATTACATGAAGGCTCTGG GTGTGGGCTTTGCCACCCGGCAGATGGGCAACATGGCCAAACCCAATCTGGTATTCAGCGTGGAAGGGGACGTGATTTCTATCAAATCCCAGAGCGCTTTCAAGACCACCGAGGTTAAATTCAAACTGGGGGAGGAGTTTGAGGAGACCACCGCCGACGACAGAAAGACCAAG ACCAAAGTTACTATGGAAAACGGCAAACTTGTGCAGAAGCAGTCGTGGGACGGCAAGCAGACGACACTAGAAAGAGAAGTGAAAGATGGAAAATTGATAGTG AAATGCACCATGGGGAATGTTGTGGCCGTAAGGACATACGAGAAAGAAGCTTAA